One window of the Microvirga mediterraneensis genome contains the following:
- a CDS encoding amino acid ABC transporter ATP-binding protein, protein MHSITRTHSASSVVALSNVHKSFGALKVLDGVSFAVDRGEVLVLIGRSGSGKSTALRCIDRFETIDRGEIVVCGHRVNDPKLDLRALRQDVGIVFQSYNLFPHLTIEENITLAPCSVKGISKVQAKEQARRVLAQVGLEDKLHQYPEQLSGGQQQRAAIARSLAMQPKVMLFDEVTSALDPELTGEVLKVIEALAADGMTMVMVTHEMGFARGIANRVVFMHRGKVHETGPAAILTSPATPELAQFVGTGL, encoded by the coding sequence ATGCACAGCATCACTAGAACACATTCCGCGTCATCGGTCGTCGCCCTTTCGAATGTGCACAAGAGCTTCGGCGCGCTCAAGGTGCTCGACGGGGTAAGCTTCGCTGTCGATCGTGGTGAGGTTCTCGTTCTCATCGGCCGCAGTGGCTCCGGCAAGAGCACCGCCTTGCGTTGCATCGACCGCTTCGAGACGATCGACCGCGGCGAGATTGTCGTGTGCGGCCATCGGGTCAACGACCCAAAACTCGACCTGCGGGCACTGCGCCAGGATGTCGGCATCGTGTTCCAGAGCTACAACCTGTTTCCGCATTTGACCATCGAGGAAAACATCACGCTTGCCCCCTGTTCTGTAAAAGGAATCTCGAAGGTTCAGGCGAAGGAGCAGGCGCGGCGGGTTCTTGCCCAGGTCGGCCTGGAGGACAAGCTCCACCAATATCCTGAACAGCTTTCCGGCGGTCAGCAACAGCGCGCGGCGATCGCCCGCTCGCTCGCCATGCAGCCCAAGGTGATGCTGTTCGACGAAGTGACCTCGGCCCTCGATCCGGAGCTGACCGGCGAGGTTCTGAAGGTCATAGAGGCGCTCGCTGCGGACGGCATGACCATGGTGATGGTCACGCACGAGATGGGATTTGCCAGGGGGATCGCCAACCGGGTGGTGTTCATGCATCGCGGCAAGGTCCATGAGACCGGTCCTGCCGCGATCCTGACATCGCCCGCAACTCCGGAACTCGCCCAGTTCGTTGGCACGGGGCTCTAA
- the nagA gene encoding N-acetylglucosamine-6-phosphate deacetylase: MATALVGARVFDGAHMLDGRAVVIEHGRIRGLPQEQDLGAGIARRQVEGLLAPGFIDVQVNGGGGVLYNDVRSVEGIRTIAEAHRAYGTTGLLPTFITDTRETMAEAVEAMRQALAARVPGVLGIHLEGPFISPERKGVHNPAFIRPLEEEDLAILTALTEGRTLVTLAPERVDMAAIARLAAAGVLVCAGHTAGDYATIVEAVRHGLRGFTHLFNAMPPLAGRDPGPVGAALDSPDTWCGLIVDGHHVSDAALRVAIAAKGTEHMMLVTDAMAVTGTDLTGFDLHGRTIHRRDGRLTTADGTLAGSDLDMAGAVRNSVQRLGLALPAVLRMASLIPARFLRLDHERGRIAPGYHADLVLLDESLTVRQTWIGGTME, encoded by the coding sequence ATGGCCACAGCCCTCGTGGGAGCCCGCGTCTTCGACGGCGCGCACATGCTCGACGGCCGCGCCGTCGTGATCGAGCACGGCCGCATCCGCGGCCTGCCGCAGGAGCAGGATCTGGGCGCCGGCATCGCGCGCCGCCAGGTCGAGGGCCTGCTGGCGCCCGGCTTCATCGACGTGCAGGTCAATGGCGGCGGCGGCGTGCTCTACAACGACGTGCGCAGCGTCGAGGGCATCCGCACCATCGCCGAAGCGCACCGCGCCTACGGCACCACCGGCCTGCTGCCGACCTTCATCACCGACACCCGCGAGACCATGGCGGAGGCCGTGGAGGCGATGCGCCAGGCTCTGGCCGCGCGCGTGCCCGGCGTGCTCGGCATCCACCTCGAAGGTCCCTTCATCAGCCCCGAGCGCAAGGGCGTGCACAACCCCGCCTTCATCCGGCCGCTGGAGGAGGAGGACCTCGCGATCCTCACCGCGCTCACCGAGGGCCGCACCCTGGTGACGCTGGCGCCCGAGCGCGTTGACATGGCGGCGATTGCGCGGCTGGCCGCCGCGGGCGTGCTGGTCTGCGCCGGGCACACGGCGGGCGATTACGCGACCATCGTGGAGGCGGTGCGCCATGGGCTGCGCGGCTTCACGCATCTGTTCAACGCCATGCCGCCGCTGGCCGGGCGCGATCCCGGCCCGGTGGGCGCGGCGCTCGACAGCCCGGACACCTGGTGCGGGCTGATCGTCGACGGGCACCATGTGAGCGATGCGGCCCTGCGCGTGGCGATCGCCGCCAAGGGGACGGAGCACATGATGCTGGTGACCGACGCCATGGCGGTGACCGGCACGGATCTGACCGGCTTCGACCTGCACGGCCGCACGATCCATCGCCGCGACGGCCGGCTCACCACGGCGGACGGCACGCTCGCGGGCTCCGACCTCGACATGGCGGGCGCCGTGCGCAACAGCGTGCAGCGGCTCGGCCTCGCCCTGCCGGCGGTGCTGCGCATGGCCTCGCTGATCCCGGCCCGGTTCCTGAGGCTCGATCACGAACGGGGCCGCATCGCGCCCGGCTACCACGCCGATCTCGTCCTCCTCGACGAAAGCCTCACCGTCAGGCAGACTTGGATCGGTGGGACAATGGAGTAG
- a CDS encoding amino acid ABC transporter permease, which yields MNLNLDFAAIIERWPAFLDGALLTLQLAFIATVLGTAIGVLGAIGRRSRHPIIARICSIYVEAIRNTPLLVQIFLVYFGLASLGLKFSAFMVAAAALTINVGAYTTEIIRAGFDSIPRGQIEAAEGLALSRAQIYWHVVMWPAIEKVYPSLTSQFVLLMLASSVTSQISAEELTAVANYIQSDTYRAFETYILVAIVYIVLSLIMRAGFWLLGLVIFPRRRRLGTPL from the coding sequence ATGAACCTCAACTTGGATTTCGCCGCGATCATCGAGCGATGGCCGGCCTTCCTGGACGGGGCACTGCTCACCCTTCAGCTCGCCTTCATCGCAACGGTGCTCGGCACAGCCATCGGTGTCCTTGGTGCCATCGGGCGGCGCAGCCGCCATCCGATCATTGCACGCATATGCAGCATCTATGTCGAGGCGATCCGCAACACGCCACTTCTGGTCCAAATCTTCCTCGTCTATTTCGGCCTTGCCAGTCTGGGATTGAAATTCTCTGCCTTCATGGTCGCCGCGGCGGCACTCACGATCAATGTCGGCGCCTACACGACCGAGATCATCCGCGCAGGATTCGACTCGATCCCGCGCGGACAAATCGAGGCCGCAGAGGGGCTGGCTCTGTCTCGGGCCCAGATCTATTGGCACGTGGTGATGTGGCCAGCGATCGAGAAGGTCTATCCGTCGCTGACGAGTCAGTTCGTGCTGCTGATGCTTGCCTCGTCGGTAACGTCGCAGATCTCGGCGGAAGAGCTGACGGCAGTCGCGAACTATATTCAGTCCGATACCTACCGCGCTTTCGAGACCTATATCCTCGTCGCAATCGTCTATATCGTCCTGTCGCTGATCATGCGTGCCGGTTTCTGGCTTCTCGGCCTCGTTATCTTCCCGCGTCGTCGACGCCTCGGCACCCCTTTGTGA
- the hdhA gene encoding 7-alpha-hydroxysteroid dehydrogenase: protein MYDPGQFRLDHDVALVTGAGAGIGRSIAQVFADAGAAVVVSDLKAETAQTVAAEITRAGGRAVGIGCNVTQEADLQAVVQAAIDRFGELTVLVNNAGGGGPKPFDMPMADFRGAFELNLFSLFRLSQLAAPYMAKKGHGAILNISSMAGENRNVRMASYGSSKAAVNHLTRNMAFDLGPQGIRVNAIAPGAIRTDALASVLKPDVEKAMLRHTPLGRLGRPEDIANAALFLCSPAASWISGQVLTVSGGGVQELD, encoded by the coding sequence ATGTACGACCCCGGGCAATTCCGACTTGATCATGACGTGGCTCTTGTCACAGGAGCCGGTGCCGGCATCGGCCGGTCCATTGCCCAGGTCTTTGCAGACGCTGGCGCGGCTGTGGTGGTCAGCGATCTCAAGGCCGAGACCGCGCAGACCGTTGCCGCCGAGATCACCCGGGCAGGCGGCCGAGCTGTAGGGATAGGCTGCAACGTCACGCAGGAGGCGGACCTGCAGGCCGTGGTCCAAGCCGCCATCGACCGCTTCGGCGAACTAACGGTCCTCGTCAACAACGCTGGCGGCGGTGGTCCCAAGCCCTTCGACATGCCGATGGCGGATTTTCGCGGGGCGTTCGAACTCAACCTGTTCTCGCTGTTCCGCCTGTCGCAACTGGCCGCGCCCTATATGGCGAAGAAGGGGCATGGCGCGATCCTCAACATCTCGTCCATGGCGGGCGAGAACAGGAACGTGCGGATGGCCTCCTACGGCTCGTCGAAGGCGGCGGTGAATCACTTGACCCGGAATATGGCCTTCGACCTTGGCCCGCAGGGCATTCGGGTCAATGCCATCGCGCCTGGCGCGATCCGCACGGATGCCTTGGCGAGCGTACTGAAACCCGACGTCGAGAAGGCCATGCTGCGGCACACTCCCCTCGGGCGCCTGGGTCGGCCTGAGGACATCGCCAACGCCGCCTTGTTTCTGTGCTCGCCAGCCGCATCCTGGATCAGCGGTCAGGTACTCACCGTCTCGGGTGGGGGTGTCCAGGAACTCGACTGA
- a CDS encoding FadR/GntR family transcriptional regulator produces MTGDLEITRLGESGGKGFEKVFAFLRERLLAGSLRPGDRLIPERDLAAQLGVSRPILREALRALTVLGVVEIRDRVGTIVRRPDLSVLNDFFTFAFAQQSDVVDDVMQARIAIECQAVRLAAERATVSDFERLQHALARIVETIDDPDGGSAADFEFHRAVVNAGKSETLIVLHNSLSGILMRSHRDRRELLQVFDSMKNYLIEDHRRIFDAIVGRDPEHAERVLREHFAIGDDFRRRAAIGESDARSAS; encoded by the coding sequence ATGACCGGTGATCTTGAAATCACGCGGCTTGGGGAGAGTGGCGGCAAAGGGTTCGAGAAGGTATTTGCCTTCCTGCGCGAGCGTTTGCTCGCGGGCTCATTGCGACCGGGCGACCGGCTTATCCCTGAACGCGATCTCGCCGCGCAACTCGGTGTCAGCCGACCGATCCTGCGCGAGGCTCTGCGCGCTCTGACGGTTCTCGGAGTCGTGGAAATCCGCGACCGTGTCGGGACGATCGTTCGACGTCCGGACTTATCGGTTCTGAACGATTTTTTCACCTTCGCCTTCGCGCAGCAATCTGACGTCGTGGACGACGTGATGCAGGCGCGCATCGCGATCGAATGCCAGGCCGTCCGGCTTGCCGCCGAGCGGGCCACCGTATCGGATTTCGAGCGGTTGCAGCATGCACTCGCACGTATCGTCGAGACCATCGATGATCCCGACGGCGGCAGCGCAGCCGATTTTGAATTTCACCGCGCCGTCGTGAACGCAGGCAAGTCCGAGACGCTGATTGTGCTGCACAACTCACTATCCGGCATCCTGATGCGCTCTCATCGCGATCGCCGGGAACTTCTTCAGGTATTCGACTCCATGAAGAACTACCTGATCGAGGATCACCGCCGGATCTTCGACGCCATCGTCGGCCGGGACCCGGAGCATGCGGAAAGGGTCCTGCGAGAGCATTTCGCGATCGGCGACGATTTCCGTCGTCGCGCCGCGATCGGCGAATCCGACGCCCGGAGTGCCTCATGA
- the rpiB gene encoding ribose 5-phosphate isomerase B has product MRVVIGSDHAGWPLKNAVVEHVRSLGHEVIDVGSFDDKPVDFPDIARALTHKVKSGEAERGIMVCGTGVGASIAANKVKGIRAAVCHDIHSAHQSVEHDDVNVMCIGAKIVGSWLAQDLVEAYLKAEFSTDEDCRRRVEMLHAMDAEG; this is encoded by the coding sequence ATGCGCGTCGTAATCGGGTCGGATCATGCCGGATGGCCCCTCAAGAATGCGGTGGTCGAGCACGTCCGCTCTCTCGGACATGAGGTCATCGATGTCGGCTCGTTTGATGACAAACCTGTCGATTTCCCGGATATTGCCCGCGCGTTGACTCATAAGGTCAAGTCCGGTGAGGCCGAGCGCGGCATCATGGTCTGCGGCACCGGCGTCGGTGCGTCGATCGCAGCCAACAAGGTCAAGGGCATTCGCGCCGCCGTCTGCCACGATATCCACTCGGCGCATCAGTCCGTCGAGCATGACGACGTCAACGTCATGTGCATCGGCGCCAAGATCGTCGGCTCTTGGCTCGCACAGGATCTCGTTGAGGCCTACTTGAAGGCGGAGTTCTCCACCGACGAGGACTGCCGTCGCCGCGTGGAAATGCTTCACGCCATGGATGCCGAAGGCTGA
- a CDS encoding amino acid ABC transporter permease, which translates to MGGSLNANHLMFLGYGALWTIGLSLIGLLGGGIAGFIVALCRISPIRIVRLLSAGYVQLIQGTPLLVIMFLTYFGLPALGLTVSPLMAAGASLTIFVSAYLGEIWRGCFESVPKQQWEAAEGLALSRSQRMMKVILPQAIRIATPPTVGFMVQIIKNTSLASVVGFVELARSGQIINNSLFEPFLVYTIIAIIYFALCYPLSRFSHRLERRGGPARLELETA; encoded by the coding sequence ATGGGCGGCTCCCTCAATGCCAATCACCTGATGTTCCTCGGATACGGAGCGCTTTGGACAATCGGTCTGTCGCTCATCGGCCTCCTCGGCGGCGGCATCGCCGGTTTCATCGTTGCCCTCTGCCGCATCTCGCCGATCCGGATCGTCAGGCTTCTCAGCGCCGGTTATGTCCAGCTCATCCAAGGCACGCCACTGCTCGTCATCATGTTCCTGACCTATTTCGGCCTGCCGGCGCTTGGCCTGACTGTCTCTCCCCTGATGGCCGCCGGCGCTTCGCTCACGATCTTCGTCAGTGCCTATCTCGGAGAGATATGGCGTGGATGCTTCGAGTCCGTTCCGAAGCAGCAGTGGGAAGCAGCGGAAGGGCTTGCCCTAAGCCGCTCCCAGCGGATGATGAAGGTCATCCTGCCACAGGCGATCCGGATCGCGACGCCGCCGACCGTGGGATTCATGGTCCAGATCATCAAGAACACCTCGTTGGCATCGGTGGTCGGATTCGTGGAGCTCGCGCGATCCGGGCAGATCATCAACAATTCCCTGTTCGAGCCGTTCCTGGTCTACACGATCATCGCCATCATCTACTTCGCCCTCTGCTATCCGCTCTCGCGGTTCAGTCACCGATTGGAAAGGCGCGGTGGCCCGGCTCGCCTCGAACTTGAGACTGCCTGA
- a CDS encoding serine hydrolase domain-containing protein has translation MQGSPPPPDKIIRFADGSYQSFPQWRWSVCHFQQLMPTKPVSRGMGAPRPLVKSEQTDIETIRFTPTGATEPMTFIEAFDRNFTDGIIILHEGRIVYERYAGCLSDQNRHAAMSVTKSLIGLLAEILIAEGTLDENRRVDSYVPELAASAFGDATVRQVLDMTTGLQFSEDYADPTADVWRHAMAGNPLPKPSDYAGPRSYYEYLVTVRRGGAHGVAFGYKTVNTDTMGWILNRVTGRPVSDLLAERIWSRIGADLEASFTVDSIGTPFAGGGFNAGLRDLARVGQLLLDKGVVDGNRVVPEAAVTSIQRGGNQSAFAKAGYSQLAGWSYRSMWWATHNKNGAFMARGVYGQSLYVDPAARAVIARFASHPEAGNAANDPTTLPLYQAIADHLLGSAR, from the coding sequence ATGCAGGGCTCACCGCCACCTCCGGACAAGATTATCCGCTTCGCGGATGGCAGCTATCAATCCTTCCCGCAATGGCGCTGGAGCGTGTGCCACTTTCAGCAGCTGATGCCGACGAAACCGGTTTCGCGAGGCATGGGGGCGCCGCGGCCCTTGGTGAAGTCAGAGCAGACTGATATTGAAACCATTCGCTTCACCCCGACAGGCGCGACAGAGCCGATGACGTTCATCGAAGCGTTCGATCGGAACTTCACCGACGGAATCATCATCCTGCACGAGGGGCGGATCGTCTACGAACGTTATGCTGGATGTCTTTCGGACCAGAACAGGCACGCGGCGATGTCGGTCACGAAATCACTTATCGGCCTCCTAGCGGAAATCCTCATCGCCGAGGGCACGCTCGACGAAAACCGCCGCGTCGATTCCTATGTCCCGGAGCTTGCAGCAAGTGCCTTTGGAGATGCTACCGTTCGCCAAGTCCTCGATATGACCACGGGCCTGCAATTCAGCGAGGATTATGCCGATCCGACAGCCGACGTGTGGCGCCATGCGATGGCGGGCAATCCACTGCCGAAGCCATCTGATTACGCGGGCCCTCGCAGTTACTACGAATACCTGGTCACCGTCCGTCGAGGCGGGGCTCACGGTGTCGCCTTCGGATATAAAACGGTGAATACCGACACCATGGGCTGGATCCTCAACCGCGTGACCGGCCGGCCCGTGAGCGATCTGCTGGCGGAGCGGATCTGGAGCCGGATCGGCGCCGATCTGGAAGCCTCCTTCACGGTGGATTCCATCGGAACACCGTTTGCTGGAGGCGGTTTCAACGCAGGTCTCCGGGACCTTGCCCGCGTCGGACAGTTGCTCCTCGACAAAGGTGTGGTCGACGGCAATCGAGTCGTGCCGGAGGCAGCAGTGACTAGCATCCAGCGTGGCGGCAACCAGAGCGCCTTTGCGAAGGCTGGATACTCTCAACTCGCCGGATGGAGCTACCGGAGCATGTGGTGGGCTACCCACAACAAGAACGGCGCTTTCATGGCACGCGGTGTATATGGCCAGTCTCTTTATGTGGACCCCGCCGCCCGTGCTGTCATTGCCCGGTTTGCATCGCATCCGGAAGCGGGAAATGCCGCCAACGACCCGACCACATTACCCCTTTACCAAGCCATTGCCGACCACCTGCTGGGCTCGGCTCGTTAA
- a CDS encoding NAD(P)-dependent oxidoreductase, whose protein sequence is MGRNGQNATVGFVGLGTMGREMALNLLKAGYPVCAYDVRKEAIDDLVTQGATRAESPAEAARDSDIVISMLPDTPQVEEIVYGEGGLLTSPPRGLLLVDMSTISPVAVRRMHADLKAVGVEFLDAPVSGGPVGAKNATLSIMVGGDRDAFMRAEPFFQAMGATITHVGEAGAGQTVKLCNQLVCAINIQAICEALALGRASGVDLEQLRNVLLGGSAASWMLDKLGPAMIVGDTSAGFRIDLMLKDLRLVQEQALSLSVPLPGTALVTSQYVEARAHGEGTNGNQSLFRVYDRMTNQAAN, encoded by the coding sequence ATGGGACGGAACGGACAGAATGCGACGGTCGGCTTTGTCGGCCTAGGGACGATGGGGCGCGAGATGGCGCTCAACCTGCTCAAGGCCGGATATCCAGTCTGCGCCTATGACGTACGCAAAGAAGCCATCGACGACCTCGTTACCCAAGGTGCAACCCGCGCCGAGAGTCCGGCTGAGGCGGCCCGGGACTCGGACATCGTCATCTCCATGCTTCCCGACACCCCGCAGGTCGAGGAGATCGTCTATGGCGAAGGCGGTCTTCTGACGTCGCCACCACGCGGTCTTCTTCTCGTCGACATGAGCACGATCTCTCCTGTCGCCGTCCGGCGCATGCATGCCGACCTCAAGGCCGTCGGCGTGGAATTCCTCGATGCGCCCGTGTCCGGTGGCCCGGTCGGCGCCAAGAATGCCACGCTTTCGATCATGGTCGGAGGCGACCGAGACGCCTTCATGCGTGCGGAACCGTTTTTCCAGGCCATGGGAGCGACGATCACGCATGTGGGCGAAGCTGGGGCCGGGCAGACGGTCAAGCTCTGCAACCAGCTCGTCTGTGCCATCAATATCCAGGCCATCTGTGAGGCTCTTGCGCTCGGTCGCGCCTCCGGCGTGGATCTCGAACAGCTCCGCAACGTGCTCCTGGGTGGCTCGGCCGCGTCCTGGATGCTCGATAAGCTGGGGCCTGCAATGATCGTGGGCGATACCTCTGCCGGGTTTCGCATCGATCTGATGCTCAAAGACCTGCGCCTTGTGCAGGAGCAGGCGCTTTCGCTATCCGTCCCGCTGCCGGGCACGGCGCTAGTGACCAGCCAGTATGTCGAGGCGCGCGCCCATGGTGAAGGCACGAACGGCAACCAGTCTCTCTTCCGGGTCTATGACCGGATGACGAACCAAGCTGCAAACTAG
- a CDS encoding transporter substrate-binding domain-containing protein, which produces MKRPLYAAAIAMTCMASLGTTAAHADLLDDIMKAKKIRIATDLAIPPSGMMDANLNPTGSDVETAQLLAKDLGLELEFVQTTGATRIPNVQTNKADIIISTLSVTPERAKVIDFTKAYAALQSVVGCLKSVQVKSWEDLKGKTIAVSRGTTQDTELSNMKDRNLTLARFDDDATMVTAAVSGQADCVATSATIVNQIGVKNPARTFEPKVLIRTFDLAIGVRKGEPRLVEKLNEWISTNLKNGKLNEIYKKFHGSELPQEMRS; this is translated from the coding sequence ATGAAGCGCCCGCTCTACGCTGCCGCAATTGCAATGACATGCATGGCGTCACTCGGCACAACCGCAGCCCACGCTGACCTTCTCGACGATATCATGAAGGCCAAGAAGATCCGCATCGCGACCGACCTAGCAATTCCGCCGTCCGGAATGATGGATGCGAACCTAAATCCGACGGGGTCGGACGTGGAGACGGCCCAGCTTCTCGCCAAGGATCTTGGGCTGGAACTCGAGTTCGTCCAGACGACGGGTGCGACCCGGATTCCGAACGTCCAGACCAACAAGGCAGACATCATCATCTCGACCCTCTCCGTTACGCCCGAGCGTGCCAAGGTGATCGACTTCACCAAGGCCTACGCGGCCTTGCAATCCGTCGTAGGCTGCCTCAAATCGGTGCAGGTGAAGAGTTGGGAGGACCTCAAGGGCAAGACCATCGCCGTCTCCCGCGGCACGACGCAGGATACCGAATTGTCGAACATGAAGGATCGCAATCTCACCCTCGCACGCTTCGACGACGACGCCACCATGGTGACGGCTGCGGTCTCGGGGCAGGCCGATTGCGTTGCGACTTCCGCAACGATCGTGAACCAGATCGGCGTCAAGAACCCGGCCCGCACGTTCGAGCCCAAGGTGCTCATTCGCACCTTCGACCTTGCCATCGGGGTCCGCAAGGGCGAGCCGCGCCTCGTCGAGAAGCTTAACGAATGGATCTCGACCAACCTGAAGAACGGCAAGCTGAACGAGATCTACAAGAAATTCCATGGCAGCGAGCTCCCGCAGGAGATGCGAAGCTGA
- a CDS encoding SDR family oxidoreductase, which translates to MTRFDPFSDFRMDGHVALVTGGAQNIGEAIARTFAGAGARVMIADLDGKKAQAAAAVIAEESGSDVRGVACDVTVEADIRACVDETVMAFGGVSTLVNNVGWGRAYDDPLAVSDEDMIQSYRLNTLSAMRMAAACRPHLLRAENATITNSGSLVGIQPAFDFIAYSAAKAALNHLMLGLAHYLAREVRINTVLIGTVLTEGYAAAGLDEKAQHALAHPDNLTGRAGTPQDVANAFLWLASRAGSWVSGQTIQVHGGGRRIRLKPE; encoded by the coding sequence ATGACCCGCTTCGATCCTTTCTCCGACTTCCGCATGGACGGCCATGTCGCACTCGTCACGGGTGGTGCGCAGAACATCGGTGAGGCCATCGCTCGCACTTTCGCAGGGGCCGGTGCCCGCGTGATGATCGCCGACCTTGATGGCAAAAAGGCGCAAGCGGCGGCAGCCGTCATCGCCGAAGAGAGCGGAAGCGACGTGCGCGGTGTCGCCTGCGATGTCACGGTGGAGGCCGATATCCGGGCCTGTGTGGATGAGACGGTGATGGCATTCGGTGGCGTCTCCACCCTGGTGAACAATGTTGGCTGGGGGCGCGCCTACGACGACCCGCTCGCGGTCTCCGACGAGGATATGATACAGAGCTACAGGCTCAATACGCTCTCGGCCATGCGCATGGCGGCGGCTTGTCGCCCGCATCTGCTGAGAGCTGAGAATGCGACCATCACGAATTCCGGCTCGCTGGTGGGCATACAGCCCGCCTTCGACTTTATCGCCTACTCGGCTGCGAAGGCCGCACTCAATCACCTGATGCTGGGTCTCGCGCACTACTTGGCCCGCGAGGTACGGATCAATACGGTCCTGATCGGCACGGTGCTGACGGAAGGCTATGCCGCGGCAGGTCTGGACGAGAAGGCACAGCATGCCCTGGCCCATCCTGACAACCTCACCGGGCGAGCCGGCACGCCGCAGGACGTCGCCAACGCCTTCCTTTGGCTCGCCTCACGAGCCGGTAGCTGGGTGTCAGGGCAAACTATCCAGGTGCATGGCGGGGGGCGCCGCATCCGGTTGAAGCCGGAATGA